The following coding sequences lie in one Methanosarcinales archaeon genomic window:
- a CDS encoding DsrE family protein, giving the protein MNIIVTQPPYGKEEVFGAIPLAATQSAADNEASITFVSGAVHAVVKGQQTGYGDEATWGKHVPPLENEIKNNLELFEIYALDRDLDIRGITDTEIIEGIKKTTISELTDRILESDVTLVL; this is encoded by the coding sequence GTGAATATAATAGTAACACAACCTCCATACGGCAAAGAAGAAGTGTTCGGGGCCATTCCCCTGGCAGCCACCCAGTCTGCAGCAGACAATGAAGCTAGTATCACGTTTGTCAGTGGTGCAGTTCACGCAGTGGTCAAAGGCCAGCAGACTGGTTACGGCGACGAGGCAACATGGGGCAAGCATGTCCCGCCTCTGGAGAATGAGATAAAGAATAACCTGGAACTTTTTGAGATTTATGCCCTGGATAGGGACCTTGATATCAGAGGTATCACTGATACGGAGATAATTGAAGGTATCAAGAAGACTACCATCAGCGAGCTGACCGATAGGATACTGGAAAGTGATGTTACACTGGTATTGTAA
- a CDS encoding DsrE family protein, giving the protein MTEGKQLTIVSVRGPYGDEAPFTLLRLAHAAKEKGITLNFFNYLDSTLIGNKGQVPKEYPAVEKLFADVLKKGLKKPKADAIACIKCTDSRGVTDTQTEGVVIGGLYDLAEWIAESDKTILLG; this is encoded by the coding sequence ATGACAGAAGGAAAACAACTTACCATAGTATCTGTACGGGGCCCATACGGCGACGAGGCACCTTTTACACTGCTGAGACTTGCCCATGCTGCAAAAGAAAAAGGCATAACATTGAATTTCTTTAACTACCTGGATTCCACATTGATAGGGAACAAAGGTCAGGTACCAAAAGAGTACCCGGCAGTGGAAAAGTTATTTGCTGATGTATTAAAGAAAGGACTGAAAAAGCCAAAAGCAGATGCTATCGCCTGCATTAAGTGCACTGACAGTCGCGGTGTAACCGATACCCAGACTGAAGGTGTGGTCATAGGCGGGCTTTATGATCTGGCTGAATGGATAGCCGAGTCTGATAAGACTATTTTGTTGGGGTGA
- a CDS encoding DsrE family protein, with protein MTKLLLVLSKDPFTTEIPDLVIDIANEAKTKGADVSLYLIEDGVTAARNHEYGQKLAAIQHRGVRVFADDKSVMSRGIHDKLINGVEIKEIGTLLDFIVQDYDRTAWF; from the coding sequence ATGACGAAATTGCTATTAGTATTGAGTAAGGACCCGTTCACCACCGAGATACCGGATCTGGTGATCGATATTGCCAATGAGGCAAAGACTAAAGGAGCTGATGTATCCCTGTACCTGATTGAGGACGGTGTTACAGCTGCCAGGAATCACGAGTACGGTCAGAAACTGGCCGCCATCCAGCATCGTGGCGTCAGGGTGTTCGCAGACGATAAGAGTGTAATGTCCAGGGGCATCCATGACAAGCTTATAAACGGCGTTGAGATCAAGGAGATCGGGACCCTGCTGGATTTCATTGTACAAGATTACGACAGGACAGCCTGGTTCTAG
- a CDS encoding MoaD family protein: MVKVRFSSALNSVTGTRETTLDLGDTTVKGVFDELISKFGEEFENRIFENGEIRRFVNVYVNGEDIRHESGLETAVTDSDEISLLPAVSGG, translated from the coding sequence ATGGTAAAAGTACGATTCTCATCGGCATTGAACAGCGTCACAGGGACCCGGGAAACCACACTGGATCTGGGAGATACCACTGTAAAGGGTGTATTCGATGAACTTATAAGCAAGTTCGGTGAGGAATTTGAGAATAGGATATTTGAAAATGGAGAAATACGCAGGTTCGTTAACGTCTATGTAAACGGCGAGGATATCAGGCATGAGTCGGGTCTGGAGACTGCTGTCACAGACAGCGACGAGATATCCTTACTGCCCGCAGTGAGCGGAGGATAA
- a CDS encoding DUF2111 domain-containing protein yields MKITPNSTSKEIAPIALAINEMVAGLPVTMRALNKRGVRIEKGKVMDYDYSGPILEMALETNSTIKTVPKTGTYKGIPIVVSTIKNKMGNAVAAIGVVDVVQSLEL; encoded by the coding sequence ATAAAGATTACACCTAATTCAACAAGCAAAGAGATCGCGCCAATAGCACTTGCCATCAATGAGATGGTAGCAGGACTTCCGGTCACGATGCGTGCATTGAACAAACGTGGTGTAAGGATCGAAAAGGGGAAAGTAATGGATTATGATTATTCAGGGCCTATACTTGAAATGGCTCTTGAGACAAATTCAACAATTAAAACTGTTCCAAAGACTGGTACCTACAAAGGTATTCCAATAGTTGTAAGCACCATTAAGAATAAAATGGGCAACGCGGTTGCTGCAATCGGGGTTGTAGATGTTGTTCAAAGCCTGGAACTATAA
- a CDS encoding DUF2111 domain-containing protein produces MEYPDLMVTADSTSKDIAPIALAIHEAIIGLPITMRTLNKRGVRIENGKVVDNDYSGPVLEMALETNSTIRTIPKTGAYNGTPVTVTTIKDEDGNPIAAIGVVDVIHGL; encoded by the coding sequence ATGGAATATCCTGATTTAATGGTTACAGCCGATTCAACCAGTAAAGATATTGCACCAATTGCGTTGGCCATTCATGAAGCAATAATAGGGCTTCCAATCACCATGCGGACGCTGAATAAACGCGGTGTAAGGATCGAAAATGGAAAAGTGGTAGATAATGATTATTCCGGACCAGTACTTGAAATGGCTCTTGAGACAAACTCAACAATTCGAACCATTCCAAAGACAGGTGCTTATAATGGCACTCCTGTAACAGTGACCACTATAAAGGATGAAGATGGCAATCCCATCGCTGCAATCGGGGTTGTGGATGTTATTCACGGTTTGTGA